In Candidatus Manganitrophus noduliformans, the genomic stretch GTCGAAACGACGAAAGAGAGGGCATATCCGAACCCACTCCCCGCGCCGGAGGCGGCGAGGAGCTGTAAAAAACAGATCAGATAAAGCTGGAGATGGTCTTTCGATTTTTCAAGATGGAAGAGGCGATAGGCCATCAGATAAACGAGGAAATGCATGCAGGCCGCGAGAAGCGCCCCGGAAAGCCAGAGGTCGACCAGAAAGATCAGGCAGAAGAGGACCGAGGCCCCCCACCAGAAAAAGGGAGAGAGCCTCACCGGACGGTCGGTCAGAATGAAATAGAGCGACGCCAGAATCAGCCCCACCCCCGTCGCGCTCCAGGCCCATCCAAATTGGTTGTTGATGATCAGCGCCGAGAAGCAGGCGAGCGCCGTCAAATGGCTCAGCAGCCGGGCCCCTTTATCAAACGGCATCAACCCGCTCCTCCCCGGAATCGATCTCGACAACCACCTCATCGGAGATCGCCGCCACCTCCCCCTCCTCCCATTCGATCCGGATCACGGCCCGCCCATCCGGGCTCGCGGTCGGCATCGGTGCCGGTGCCGGCGGGATCGCCTCGGTCAATGCGAGGAGCTTGAAGATCCGGTCGAGATGGGTCGGCCCCTCCCCCGGCGCGACGGTTTGATCGGCCGTCTGAATGGAGACCTTCAATCCGGCCTGGATCATCGCCGAAGCGAGGGAGGCGGCCGTTTCGACCGCCTGCTCGAACCGCGCTTCCCATCCGTCGGTCCGCTCGGCGGGAATCCGATTGTTTAAGATCAAGAGGACCCCGCTCCCCTCTTCCCGCTCCCGCTCTTTGATGATCCATCGTCCTTGCCGGGCCGAGAGCTTCCAATGGATCAGCCGGCAGTCGTCCCCCCGCTGATACTCCCTAAATTGATGAAAGGCCGCCGCCTGTCCGTTCCGCTGCGAAGAAATGTCCACCGCTCCGGAGGAAGCGGGAAGGATCGGCCGCTCCGCCGGCCGCGTCTTGGGGTAGACCCACAGCTCCACAGGCTCTCGTTTCGCCGCCGTCTTGACGAAGAACCCGAAGGGGAAGGTGGTCGAAAGGGTGATCCCCTCCAGCCGATAACATCCTCTTTTCGAAAAGGTCATCCGCAACGGCTGCGACCCGGTCGATTGGGGATCCAGGGAGATAAAGTGGGCCGCTTCGGAGGTATACCTCCCCTCCGGCAGGTCGGCGCCCGGCACCGGATCGACGCGGAGCGAGAAGGAAGGAAACCGGCTCTTCTCGTTTCGAAGCCGCACGAGGAGGGAGACCGGCTCGCCCGGATGGGCGGGGGGGGGCGGATCGGCGGAGAAGGTCAGCCAACGAAGCGATTGTTCGGAGAGAAGCCCGGAGACGATAATGATGCTGAGCATCAGCGCGACAAGAAGATAGAGGAGGTTGTTGCCGGTATTGATCGCGGCAAACCCGATGCCGAAGGTCAACGCGATAAAATACCACCCCTCTTTGGTCGGCCGGATGGTCCGCGGAAGGTATCTGAAAACGGCAAGGCGGGAAGACATCGGCGCGCTCCGGCCGCGAATCAGAGCGGCACCGGAATCGCCCCGAGGATCTCCGTCATCACTGCATCGGCCCCGTGAAGGGCCTGTCCGGGAGAGAATCCTTTCAGGAGAATCCGATGGCTGAAAACCAGGGGGGCCAGCCGTTTGATGTCG encodes the following:
- a CDS encoding DUF58 domain-containing protein, which codes for MSSRLAVFRYLPRTIRPTKEGWYFIALTFGIGFAAINTGNNLLYLLVALMLSIIIVSGLLSEQSLRWLTFSADPPPPAHPGEPVSLLVRLRNEKSRFPSFSLRVDPVPGADLPEGRYTSEAAHFISLDPQSTGSQPLRMTFSKRGCYRLEGITLSTTFPFGFFVKTAAKREPVELWVYPKTRPAERPILPASSGAVDISSQRNGQAAAFHQFREYQRGDDCRLIHWKLSARQGRWIIKEREREEGSGVLLILNNRIPAERTDGWEARFEQAVETAASLASAMIQAGLKVSIQTADQTVAPGEGPTHLDRIFKLLALTEAIPPAPAPMPTASPDGRAVIRIEWEEGEVAAISDEVVVEIDSGEERVDAV